The Mycobacterium avium subsp. avium genomic sequence ACGCGGGCAACCTGGACATCATGACCGCCGCGGCCACGAAGGTGGGCGAGGAGATCGCCAAGGAGACGCTGTCGGTGGCAGGAGGCACGCGATGACTACCGATATTTTCTTCAACCCGATGTGGGACGTCCGGCTGACCGACACGTCCCTGCGCGACGGGTCGCACCACAAGCGCCACCAGTTCACCAAGGACGAGGTGCAAGCCATCGTCGCGGCCCTGGACGTCGCGGGGGTGCCGGTCATCGAGGTCACCCACGGCGACGGGCTGGGCGGCTCGAGCTTCAACTACGGGTTCTCCAAGACCCCCGAGCAGGAGCTGATCAAGCTGGCCGCCGAGACCGCCAAGGAGGCCAAGATCGCCTTCCTGATGCTGCCCGGGGTGGGCACCAAGGAGGACATCAAGGAGGCCCAGAACAACGGCGGCTCGATCTGCCGGATCGCCACGCACTGCACCGAGGCCGACGTGTCCATCCAGCACTTCGGCCTGGCCCGCGAACTCGGGCTGGAGACCGTCGGCTTCCTGATGATGAGCCACACCATCCCGCCGGAAAAGCTCGCCCAGCAGGCCCGCATCATGGCCGACGCCGGCTGCCAGTGCGTCTACGTGGTCGACTCGGCCGGCGCGCTGGTGCTCGAGGGCGTGCGCGACCGGGTGGCCGCGCTGGTCGCCGAGCTCGGCGACGACGCCCAGGTCGGTTTCCACGGGCACGAGAACCTCGGGCTCGGCGTGGCCAACAGCGTCGAGGCCGTCCGGGCCGGCGCCAAGCAGATCGACGGCTCGTGCCGCCGGTTCGGGGCCGGGGCGGGCAACGCGCCCGTCGAGGCGCTGATCGGCGTGTTCGACAAGATCGGCGTCAAGACCGGCATCGACTTCTTCGACATCGCCGACGCCGCCGAGGAGGTGGTCGCGCCGGCCATGCCCGCCGAGTGCCTGCTCGACCGCAACGCCCTGATCATGGGCTATTCCGGGGTGTACTCGAGCTTCCTCAAGCACGCCATCCGCCAGTCCGAGCGCTACGGGGTGCCCGCGCACCAGCTGCTGCACCGGGCCGGTCAACGCAAACTCATCGGCGGTCAGGAAGACCAGCTGATCGACATCGCGCTGGAGATCAAGCGCGAGCAGGAAAGCGGGGCCGCGGCGGCGCGCTGAGCCGCCGCGTTCGCACAGCCGACGCAAAGCTTGCGCGGGTAACCTGGCGCGCATGAGCACATCCAACACAGTCGGCGCCCGTCGCCGCGGGCTGTACGGCCTGCTCGCCGAGGGGTTACTCACCGCTGCCGCCGCGACGGTGATCGCGCTACCCGTGGCGGGCGTCGCCCACGCGGAATGCAATCAGGACGTCGGTCAGTCCATCGACTCGTACCTGCAGAAGCACCCGGACCTGCACCAGCAGCTGCAGCAAAGGTCGCAGGCCGAGGGTGGCAACGGCAACGTCATCGACTACCTCAATCGGCATCCCGACGTGCGCCAGCACCTGATCGACCTGTCGCACTCCTGCCCGCCCTAGGTGAGCCGGCCTCGTCGCGCGACGCCGTGGGCGACGCGCGGGAACGTTCGCCATTGACGAAAAAGTAGAACACGTTCTAGCGTCTAGGCGTGTTCTCTGATCCGCTCACCTCCGCGATCGCCGAGGCCGAAAATCTGGTGGCCGCCGCGCCGCACATCGAGACCGAAGCCGACCTGCTGGAGGGACTGCAGTACCTGGCCGGCTGCATCTCGGCCTGTATCCACCTGGCGGTCGACTACGAGCGCGACCACCCCTTCCTGCAATCGGGCACCGGGCCGTTCACCAAGATGGGCCTGGACAACCCCGACACGCTGTACTTCGGCACCCGGGTGCACGCCGGCTACGACTACGTCGTCACCGGCCGCCGCGGCACCACCACCGATTTGAGTTTTCAGCTGCTCGGCGGCGAGTACACCGACGACAACGTGCCGGCCAGCCAGGCCGCGTTCGACGACCGCGAGCTCGACATCGCGCCCGACGGCAGCTTCGAGTGGCGGGTGCGACCGACCAGCAACGGTCAGCTGGTGATCCGCGAGGTGTACGGCGACTGGGCCGCCCAGCGCGGCACCCTGGCCATCGCACGGGAGGACACCGCGGGCACGGCGCCGCCGCCGCTGACCCGCGAGACGATCGAAAAGCGTTATGCCACAGCCGGAAAACAACTCGTGAACCGGGTGAAGACCTGGCTGCAGTTCCCGCAGTGGTTCTACTTCAACATCCCGGTCAACACCATGGTCGCGCCCCGGTTGACGCCGGGCGGGCTGGCGACGCAGTACTCGTCGGCCGGGCACTACGAACTGCAGCCCGACCAGGCGCTGCTGATCACCATCCCGGTCACCGACGCCCCCTACCTCGGGTTCCAACTGGGCAGCCTGTGGTACATCTCGCTGGACTACATCAACCATCAGACGTCGCTGAACAACACTCAGGCGCAAGCGGATCCGGACGGCAAGGTGCGCATCGTCGTCGCCGAGCAGAACCCGGGCGTGACGAACTGGGTGGAGACGGTCGGGCATCGGAAGGGCTTCCTGCAGTTCCGCTGGCAACGGGTGTCGCGCCAGCTCACCGAGGCCGACGGCCCCACCGTCGAGCTGGTCGACTTCGACGCCGTACCGGCCAAGCTGCCCTACTACGAGCACAACAAGATCTCCGACGACGAATGGCGGGCGCGAATCGCGTTGCGCCAACAACAGGTTGCGGCAAGGATGCTGGGGTGACGATGGCAGGGATGCTCGACGGCAAGGTGGTGGTCATCAGCGGCGTGGGGCCGGGGCTGGGCACCACGCTGGCGCACCGATGCGCCGACAGCGGGGCCGACCTGGTGCTGGCGGCGCGTACCGCCGAGCGGCTGGAGAAGGTGGCCAAGGAGGTCAACGACGGCGGCCACCGGGCGCTGGCGGTGCGCACCGACATCACCGACGACGACGAAGTCGCCTACCTGGTCGAGACCACCATGGCGACCTACGGCAGGGCCGACGTGCTGATCAACAACGCGTTCCGGGTACCGTCGATGAAACCCTTGGCGGGAACCAGTTTTCAGCACATCCGTGACGCGATCGAGTTGAGCGCGCTGGGCGCGCTGCGGCTGATCCAGGCCTTCACGCCCGCGCTGGAGACGGCGCACGGATCCATCGTCAACGTCAACTCCATGGTGCTGCGTCATTCGCAGGCCAAGTACGGTGCGTACAAGATGGCCAAGTCGGCGCTGCTGTCCATGTCGCAGTCGCTGGCCACCGAGCTGGGCGAAAAGGGCATCCGGGTCAATTCGGTTGCGCCGGGCTACATCTGGGGCGATACCTTGCAGGCCTACTTCGAGCACCAGGCGGGCAAGTACGGCACCACGGTCGAGCAGATCTACGCGGCCACCGCCGCCAACTCCGACCTCAAACGCCTGCCCACCGAGGACGAAGTCGCTTCGGCCATCATGTTTTTGGCCAGTGACCTGTCCAGCGGCATCACCGGGCAGACCTTGGACGTCAACTGCGGGGAATACCACACGTGAGCGATCGCACCGACATCGGCACCGTCGAGGAGCTGCACGCATCGGCCACCAAGCTGACCGGGCTCGACGACTTCGGCACCGACGACGACAACTACCTGCAGGCGCTGGAGGTGCTGCTGGACTCCTACCGGCGGGAAGCCGGCCTTACGGTGTTGGGCAGCAAGATGAATCGCTTCTTTCTGCGCGGCGCCCTGGTGGCGCGCCTGCTGTCGGAGTCGGCCTGGAAGCAATACCCGCAGTACGCCGACGTCGCGATCCAACGGCCGATCTTCGTCACCGGCCTGGTGCGCACCGGGACCACGGCGCTGCACCGGCTGCTGGGCGCCGATCCCGCGCATCAGGGCCTGCACATGTGGCTGGCCGAATTCCCGCAGCCGCGGCCGCCGCGCGAGACCTGGGAGTCCAACCCGCTGTACCGCCAGCTCGACACGCAATTCACCCAGCACCACCGGGACAACCCGGGCTACACCGGGCTGCACTTCATGGCCGCCTACGAGCTGGAGGAGTGCTGGCAGCTGCTGCGGCAGTCGCTGCACTCGGTGTCGTATGAAACGCTGGCGCACGTCCCCAGTTACGCGCAGTGGCTGTCCGAACAGGACTGGACGCCGTCGTATCAGCGCCACCGCCGCAACCTTCAGCTGATCGGGCTCAACGACGCCGACAAGCGCTGGGTGCTGAAGAACCCCAGTCACCTGTTCGCGCTGGACGCGTTGATGGCCACCTACCCGGATGCGCTGGTGATCCAGACTCATCGCCCGGTCGAAACGATCATGGCGTCGATGTGCTCGCTGGCCCAGCACACCGCCGAAGGATGGTCGACCACGTTCGTCGGGGCCCAAATCGGCGCTGACGCAATGGATACCTGGTCGCGGGGGCTGGAGCGGTTCAACACCGCACGGGCCAAGTACAACCCGGCGCAGTTCTACGACGTCGACTACAAGGAGTTGATCGCCGACCCGCTGGGCACCGTGGCCGACATCTACCGGCACTTCGGCCTGACGCTGACGGAGGAGGCGAAGGCGGCCATGGCCAAGACCCACGCCGACAGCCAGTCCGGCGAGCGGGCGCCCAAGCACAGCTACTCGCTGGCCGACTACGGCCTCAGCGTGGAGACGGTCAAGGAGCGGTTCGCCGGGCTGTGATCGCCCGCGCAGTCAGTCGTCCAGATATCCCTCGGCGACGGCATGCTCGATGCTGTCGCCGAGCTTCGGGCAGGACTTGGTGCGCGCGGTGTCGCCCCCGGCCCGGCGGACCTCGGTGAAATACGCACAGCGCTGCCAGGCTTCGGTGTTCCACTGCACCGCGGTGTGCCCCGGCCCGAGCCGGCGGACGGCGACCCGCGCGTGGCAGAACCGGCAGTCCACCGGCAGCAGACCCGAGTTGAGATAGCGCTCCCGGTCGGCGCGGCTGGCCTCGGCGACGGCGGCCGCACGCTGCGGGTCATCGGTGAAATCCCTTGACTTCGACCAAGATCCACCGTTGGCCGGCGACGCGGCGGGCCGCTCGTCGTGGTCGTGATGATCGCCGTGCAACAACAACATCGACCGAGCGAGTCGATCGACGTCGGGAACCGCCGGCTGATCGTCGGTCATGGCGGTCAGTGTTGTTCGGCGGGAACGTCTTCGGACTCTTTGGCCTTCAGGTTCTGCGCGACCTCGGCATTCCAGTACTCGTTGGCCCGGGTGGTGTCCACCTCGATCTCGAAGCGCTCCACCATCTCCGGCTCGATGTCGGCGACGTCGACGTAGAACTGCTGGTACCAGCGGCGCAGCTGGTAGACGGCGCCGTCCTCCTCGACCAGCAGCGGATTGTCGATGCGGGTCTTGTGCTTCCAGATCTCGACGTCCTGCAGGAAGCCCTTGCTGACCCCCTCGGTGAACACCCGGGACAGCTTGTCGGTCATCTCCTCGTCCATGCCCTTGGGCTTCTCCACGATCACGCCCCACTGCAGCACGAACGAGTTCTGCGTCACCGGGTAGTGGCAGTTGATCAGGATCGACTCGGCCTTGTAGTCGCCGTAGCTGTTGTGCAGCCAGTTGATCATGAACGACGGACCGAAGTAGGACGCCTCCGAATCCAGATGTGCCTCACCGTAAGACGTGCCGAGGTCGTTCACGTCCGGGCGGCCCACGTTGTGCAGGTACTGCGACGCGATGTGGCCCTCGAACACGTTCTTGAAGTACGTCGGCAACCCGAAATGGATGTAGAAGAAGTGCGCCATGTCGGTGACGTTGTCGATGATGTCGCGGCAGTTGGAGCCCTCGATGAGGATGCGGTTCCACCGCCAGTCGGTCCACTCGTCGCTGTGCGCCTCCGGGATCTCCGGGATGCGGACGGCCGGGTCCGGCGGGTTGTTCTCGTGGTCGTGCCAGACGAACAGCAGCCCGCCCCGCACATCGGTGGTCCACGACCGGGTGCGCGCCGTCTTCGGCGTGCGCTTGGCGTACGGCACCAGCTTGCACCGGCCGTCGCCGCCCCAGCGCCAGTCGTGGAACGGGCAGGCGACCTCGTCGCCCTTGATGGTGCCCTCCGACAGGTCACCGCCCATGTGCCGGCAGTAGCCGTCGAGCACGTGGATGTCGCCGTGTGAGTCGGCGAAGACGACCAGTTTGGTGCCGAACGCCTCGATCGAGTGCGGCTTGCCGTCCTGGAAGTCCTTTGCGACGCCCAGGCAGTGCCAGCCACGGGCGTATCTGGTCGGCAGGGCGCCGGGATCGATCTCCCGGATGCCGACCGGCTTGGTGTCGGTAGCCACCTGTCACCTCCAACTCGCTGGCCCTCTAACTAGAACACGTTACAGTTTTGCGCCGGGCCCGCGCAACGAAGGCAAGCCTGCCTGGGCCGTTCCGCGAGTTCGGCGGCGCTCGGGTATATCTAGACGATGCCGCTGTTTGCTTTCGAGGGCCGCTCGCCGCGGGTGGACCCCACCGCGTTCGTGGCGCCGACGGCCACCCTGATCGGCGACGTGGTCGTGGAGGCGGGAGCCTCGGTCTGGTTCAACGCGGTGCTGCGCGGCGACTACGGGCCCATCGTGGTGCGCGAGGGCGCCAACGTCCAGGACGGTTCGGTGCTGCACGCGCCCCCCGGCATCCCGGTCGACATCGGTCCGGGGGCGACGGTGGCGCATCTGTGCGTCATCCACGGCGCGCACGTCGGCCCCGAGGCGCTGATCGCCAACCACGCCACCGTGCTGGACGGCGCGGTGATCGGCGCGGGCAGCCTGGTGGCGGCGCATTCGCTGGTCACCGCGGGCACCCAGATTCCGGCGGGGATGCTGGCCATGGGCGCGCCGGCCCAGATCAAGGGCCCGGTCGCCGGTACCGACGCGCAGCTGTGGGTCAAGCTGAATCCGCAGGCCTACCGCGACCTCGCCCAGCGGCATCTGGCCGGGCTGGAACCGATCTAGCGGCCCCGCGCTAGCCGGAGATCTTCTTGGTGTTGGCGGCCGCGCGGTCCATCTCCCAGTAGGCGCGCAGCGCGACCAGCTTGCCCTCGTCGTCGGCCTTGTAGGTGAATACGCCCTCGGCGGTGGTCTGGTAGTCACCCGTCGTGATGAGGATGTGCCCGACGTTGGCTTCCTCGTTGCCGCACTGATAGGTGTCGCGAAAGACGAACTCGATCTTGGTGGTGGGCGCGATCGCCTTGTCCCAGAAGGCCGAGATCGCCGCACGGCCCCGATGCCCCTTGCCCTCGGGGTCGAAAACCGAAGGGCCGATGGGGTCCTCGACGACGGCGTCGTCGGCGAACACCGTCAGCCAGGCATCCTTGTCCCTGGCCGTCACCGCCTCGCGGGACCGGCGGCCGGCTTCGTGCGCGGGATGCACGCTCAGACCTTCTCGGCGGCGGGCTTGTCGGCGCCGACCACCCACATCGAGTAGTACTGCGAGCCGCCACCGTAGGCGTGTCCCAACGCCTTCCGGGCGCCGGGCACCTGGTGATCGCCGCCCTTGCCCATCACCTGGATGGCCGCTTCGGCGAAGCGGATCAGCCCCGAGGCGCCGATCGGGTTCGACGACAGCACACCACCGGACGGGTTGACCGGCAGCCGGCCGCCGATCTTGGTCTCGCCCGCCTCGGTGAGCTTCCAGCCCTCGCCCTCGGGAGCAAAGCCGAGGTTTTCCAACCACATCGGCTCGAACCAGGAGAACGGCACGTAGATCTCCGCGGCATCGATCTCGTCGATGGGGCTCTTGATGCCGGCGGCCTTCCACAGCGCGGCGGCCGCGTCACGCCCGGCCTGCGGGCTGACCTGGTCGCGCCCGGCGTAGGCCAGCGGCTCGGTGCGCAACGCCGTGGCATGGATCCACGCCACCGGATTGCCTTGCGCCAGACGGGCTTCGGCGGCCTCCTCGTTACCGATCACCACCGCGCAGGCACCGTCCGACGACGGGCAGGTCTCGTCGTAGCGGATCGGGTCCCACAGCATCGGCGACTCCATCACCTTCTCCAGGGTGATGTCGGGCTGATGCAGGTGCGCCAACGGGTTGCGGCATCCGTTGAGCCGGTCCTTGACGGCGACCATGGCGCCGATGTGCGTCGGTGCGCCGGAGCGGCGGATGTAGGCCCGCACGTGCGGGGCGAAATAGCCACCGGCACCCGCGCCCACCGGCTTGATGAACGGAACCGGAATCGACAACGCCCACATGGCATTCGACTCCGACTGCTTCTCCCAGGCCATCGCCAGCACGCGGCGGTACTTACCGGACTGCACCAGGCTGGCGGCCACCACCCCGGTGGAGCCGCCGACCGACCCGGCGGTGTGCACCCGGATCAGCGGCTTGCCGGTGGCGCCCACGGCGTCGGCCATGAACAGCTCGGGCATCATGACGCCCTCGAAGAAGTCGGGTGCCTTGCCGACCACCACGGCGTCGATGTCGTCGAAGGTGCAACCCGAGTCGGCCAGTGCGCGGTCGATAGCCTCGCGCACCAGGCCGTTCATCGAAACGTCTTGGCGCTTGGCCACATACTTCGTTTGTCCGGTACCCAGTACCGCGGCGATGTTCGGCCCTGCACCGGCCATCAGTTCTTCCCTTCCATGACCGCGACCAGATTCTGCTGCAGCGCGGGCCCGCTGGTGGCGTGCGCCAGCACCCGCTCGGCCGAACCATCCCAGATGTGTTGTGCGGCAAAGCCGATGCGCTCCAGGCCGGCCACGAACATCGGGTTGGCCGCCAGCGCACCGCCGGACGGATTGACCTTGGTCGGCCCCGGTATCCGGATGGCTTCGGCGATGATCAGGTGCTGGTGGGTGAACGGCGCGCAGATCTCGACCACGTCGAGGTTGTCGGTCCGCCCGCCGGTGGCGATTTCGGCGGCGGCCTTGGTGGACGGCGAATCGGTGAGGTCACGCACGCCCAGCGCCGGGGATTCGATGCGGTGCTCGATCCCGGTGATCCAGGCGGGGTTCTCGCGCAGCTCGCGGGCCCGGTCGCCGGCCGCCAGCACGATCGCCGCGGCGCCGTCGGTGATCGGCGCGATGTCGTGACGGCGCAACGGCTCGGCGAAGAACGGCCGTTCGAGCAGTTCGGCTACGGTGATCGAGCCCTCCACGTTGTCCACCCGGCGCGCATTGGCGAACGAGTCGAAGGCCACCCGCGCCATCTGCTCCTCGGTCCACTTGCCGGTGTCGAGCCCCATGCGGGCCTGCAGCCCGGCCATCGAGATCGAATCGGGCCACAGCGGCGCGACGGTGTAGGGGTCGGTCTGCCGCGACAAGATCTGGCGCAGCACCCCGGCCGAGGACTTGCCAAAGCCGTACACCAGCGCGGTGTCGACCTCGCCGGTCAGCAGCTTGATGTAGGCCTCATACAGGGCCCAGGCCGCGTCCATCTCGACGTGCGATTCGTTGATCGGCGGCACCGCGCCGATCGAGTCGATCGCCGAGATGAAGGAAAACGCCCGTCCGGCAAGGTAATCCGAGGATCCCGAACACCAGAAGCCGATATCGGCCTTGGTGATGCCCAGGTCCTGGTAGAGCTGGGCGAAACACGGCATCAACATCTCGACGCCGTTGGTGGTGCCGTCGGTGCGGCGGACATGCGGCGCGTGGGCAAAGCCGACCACCGCAACATTGCGAGCGCTCATTTGACAGGTATGCCCTTTACAGGTGGTGCTTGTAGGTGTTGTAGTCGGCGTCGGGTTCCCCGGTCGGCCGGAAGTACTCGATGTTGTCGATGCCAAAGCCCCACTGCTCGCGGGGTTTCCACACCGCTTCCACCCGCATGCCCATCCGCACCTCGTGCGCGTCGACGTCGGCGACCAGATGCAAGAACGGGATGTCGGCCCCGTCGAGCAGCACGTAGGCCGCCACGTACGGCGGCTTGATGCGCTGCCCCTGGAACGGGATGTTGATGATCGCGAACGTCGTCACCGTGCCCTTGTCGGGCAGCTCGACGAACTCCGTGGTCGGCTGGCCGGTGGCCGGGTCGGCGCCGTGCGGCGGGAAATACACCTTGCCGTTCTTGCCGGTGCGCGCGCCCAGCAGCTTGCCCTGGGCGATGGCGCGCAGGTAGGCGCTCTCCTCGTGCGAGGCGGTGTGCTGAATGGTCAGCGAGATCGGCGTGACGATCATGCCCACCGGGTCCTTGTCGGCGTCGGGCTGCTCGGCCACCGGCTCGGGGTCCTCGCCCAGCGCGAAATAGGCGATGTCGGTGATGGCGCCCACCGGCTCGTCGGCCCAGTGCACGTGCACCCGGGTGCCGGACTTGATGGCCTTGGGCTCGCCGGCGTCGACCGCGTGCAGCAGCGGGGTGTCCGCGCCGTCGAGCTTGATCAGCGCCCACGCGAACGGCCGGTCCAGCGGCTGACCTTCGATCGGGTCGGGCTGCCAGGCCCACGAGACGACGGTGCCGACCGGCGACACCGGTACCATCTCGCCCAGCGGTTCATAGGTGACCGGGTCATACTCCGGCGGCGGCACGTGTACCCGGCCATCCGATCCGCGCACACCCAGGACGCGGCGCTCACGCAGTGCGGTGAAGAACTTGCTCAGCGTGGGGCCGACTGAACGGGTGTAGTCGAACGACAACGTCAACGGCGCGGAGAGCGGTGGCTCAGGGTGATCCGTCAAGGTCGGGCTACTCGAGCTGGCTGTCACGCCATCGAGTAGAACAGGTTCTAAGAACGGATTCAACATCGGGTCTACTACCGAAGGGCGAAGACCATGAAGCTGGGACTGCAGCTGGGATATTGGGGCGCCGCGCCGCCGGAAAACCACGGCGAGCTCGTCGCCGCCGCCGAGGAAGCCGGGTATGACGCCGTCTTCACCGCCGAGGCGTGGGGATCCGACGCCTACACCCCACTGGCCTGGTGGGGCTCGTCGACGTCGCGGGTGCGGCTGGGCACCTCGGTGGTCCAGCTGTCCGCCCGGACCCCGACGGCCTGCGCGATGGCGGCGCTGACGCTGGACCACCTCTCCGGCGGCCGGCACATCCTGGGCCTGGGCGTGTCCGGCCCGCAGGTGGTCGAGGGCTGGTACGGACAGCGGTTCCCCAAGCCGCTGGCCCGCACCCGCGAATACATCGACATCATCCGGCAGGTGTGGGCCCGGGAGAAGCCGGTGACCAGCGACGGCCCGCACTACCCGCTGCCGTTGACCGGCACGGGCACAACGGGTCTGGGCAAGGCTTTGAAACCCATCACGCACCCGCTGCGCGCCGACATCCCGATCTTCCTGGGTGCCGAGGGGCCGAAGAACGTCGCGCTGGCCGCCGAGATCTGCGACGGCTGGCTGCCGATCTTCTACACCCCGCGGCTGGCCGACATGTACAACGAATGGCTGGACGAGGGATTCGCCCGGCCGGGCGCGCGCCGCAGCCGCGCGGACTTCGAGATCTGCGCGACCGCCAACATCGTCATCACCGAGGACCGCGGCGCGGCGTTCGCCGCGATGAAGCCC encodes the following:
- a CDS encoding SDR family oxidoreductase; the protein is MAGMLDGKVVVISGVGPGLGTTLAHRCADSGADLVLAARTAERLEKVAKEVNDGGHRALAVRTDITDDDEVAYLVETTMATYGRADVLINNAFRVPSMKPLAGTSFQHIRDAIELSALGALRLIQAFTPALETAHGSIVNVNSMVLRHSQAKYGAYKMAKSALLSMSQSLATELGEKGIRVNSVAPGYIWGDTLQAYFEHQAGKYGTTVEQIYAATAANSDLKRLPTEDEVASAIMFLASDLSSGITGQTLDVNCGEYHT
- a CDS encoding Rieske 2Fe-2S domain-containing protein, yielding MATDTKPVGIREIDPGALPTRYARGWHCLGVAKDFQDGKPHSIEAFGTKLVVFADSHGDIHVLDGYCRHMGGDLSEGTIKGDEVACPFHDWRWGGDGRCKLVPYAKRTPKTARTRSWTTDVRGGLLFVWHDHENNPPDPAVRIPEIPEAHSDEWTDWRWNRILIEGSNCRDIIDNVTDMAHFFYIHFGLPTYFKNVFEGHIASQYLHNVGRPDVNDLGTSYGEAHLDSEASYFGPSFMINWLHNSYGDYKAESILINCHYPVTQNSFVLQWGVIVEKPKGMDEEMTDKLSRVFTEGVSKGFLQDVEIWKHKTRIDNPLLVEEDGAVYQLRRWYQQFYVDVADIEPEMVERFEIEVDTTRANEYWNAEVAQNLKAKESEDVPAEQH
- a CDS encoding LLM class F420-dependent oxidoreductase, coding for MKLGLQLGYWGAAPPENHGELVAAAEEAGYDAVFTAEAWGSDAYTPLAWWGSSTSRVRLGTSVVQLSARTPTACAMAALTLDHLSGGRHILGLGVSGPQVVEGWYGQRFPKPLARTREYIDIIRQVWAREKPVTSDGPHYPLPLTGTGTTGLGKALKPITHPLRADIPIFLGAEGPKNVALAAEICDGWLPIFYTPRLADMYNEWLDEGFARPGARRSRADFEICATANIVITEDRGAAFAAMKPYIALYMGGMGAEDTNFHADVYRRMGYAEVVDDVTRLFRSGRKDEAAKIIPDEVIDDAAIVGDVDYVRKQIKAWEAAGVTMMVVSGRSTEQVRELATLI
- the dmpG gene encoding 4-hydroxy-2-oxovalerate aldolase, encoding MTTDIFFNPMWDVRLTDTSLRDGSHHKRHQFTKDEVQAIVAALDVAGVPVIEVTHGDGLGGSSFNYGFSKTPEQELIKLAAETAKEAKIAFLMLPGVGTKEDIKEAQNNGGSICRIATHCTEADVSIQHFGLARELGLETVGFLMMSHTIPPEKLAQQARIMADAGCQCVYVVDSAGALVLEGVRDRVAALVAELGDDAQVGFHGHENLGLGVANSVEAVRAGAKQIDGSCRRFGAGAGNAPVEALIGVFDKIGVKTGIDFFDIADAAEEVVAPAMPAECLLDRNALIMGYSGVYSSFLKHAIRQSERYGVPAHQLLHRAGQRKLIGGQEDQLIDIALEIKREQESGAAAAR
- a CDS encoding sulfotransferase family protein — encoded protein: MSDRTDIGTVEELHASATKLTGLDDFGTDDDNYLQALEVLLDSYRREAGLTVLGSKMNRFFLRGALVARLLSESAWKQYPQYADVAIQRPIFVTGLVRTGTTALHRLLGADPAHQGLHMWLAEFPQPRPPRETWESNPLYRQLDTQFTQHHRDNPGYTGLHFMAAYELEECWQLLRQSLHSVSYETLAHVPSYAQWLSEQDWTPSYQRHRRNLQLIGLNDADKRWVLKNPSHLFALDALMATYPDALVIQTHRPVETIMASMCSLAQHTAEGWSTTFVGAQIGADAMDTWSRGLERFNTARAKYNPAQFYDVDYKELIADPLGTVADIYRHFGLTLTEEAKAAMAKTHADSQSGERAPKHSYSLADYGLSVETVKERFAGL
- a CDS encoding Zn-ribbon domain-containing OB-fold protein, which translates into the protein MTASSSSPTLTDHPEPPLSAPLTLSFDYTRSVGPTLSKFFTALRERRVLGVRGSDGRVHVPPPEYDPVTYEPLGEMVPVSPVGTVVSWAWQPDPIEGQPLDRPFAWALIKLDGADTPLLHAVDAGEPKAIKSGTRVHVHWADEPVGAITDIAYFALGEDPEPVAEQPDADKDPVGMIVTPISLTIQHTASHEESAYLRAIAQGKLLGARTGKNGKVYFPPHGADPATGQPTTEFVELPDKGTVTTFAIINIPFQGQRIKPPYVAAYVLLDGADIPFLHLVADVDAHEVRMGMRVEAVWKPREQWGFGIDNIEYFRPTGEPDADYNTYKHHL
- a CDS encoding thiolase domain-containing protein; its protein translation is MSARNVAVVGFAHAPHVRRTDGTTNGVEMLMPCFAQLYQDLGITKADIGFWCSGSSDYLAGRAFSFISAIDSIGAVPPINESHVEMDAAWALYEAYIKLLTGEVDTALVYGFGKSSAGVLRQILSRQTDPYTVAPLWPDSISMAGLQARMGLDTGKWTEEQMARVAFDSFANARRVDNVEGSITVAELLERPFFAEPLRRHDIAPITDGAAAIVLAAGDRARELRENPAWITGIEHRIESPALGVRDLTDSPSTKAAAEIATGGRTDNLDVVEICAPFTHQHLIIAEAIRIPGPTKVNPSGGALAANPMFVAGLERIGFAAQHIWDGSAERVLAHATSGPALQQNLVAVMEGKN
- a CDS encoding gamma carbonic anhydrase family protein, translated to MPLFAFEGRSPRVDPTAFVAPTATLIGDVVVEAGASVWFNAVLRGDYGPIVVREGANVQDGSVLHAPPGIPVDIGPGATVAHLCVIHGAHVGPEALIANHATVLDGAVIGAGSLVAAHSLVTAGTQIPAGMLAMGAPAQIKGPVAGTDAQLWVKLNPQAYRDLAQRHLAGLEPI
- a CDS encoding thiolase domain-containing protein; amino-acid sequence: MAGAGPNIAAVLGTGQTKYVAKRQDVSMNGLVREAIDRALADSGCTFDDIDAVVVGKAPDFFEGVMMPELFMADAVGATGKPLIRVHTAGSVGGSTGVVAASLVQSGKYRRVLAMAWEKQSESNAMWALSIPVPFIKPVGAGAGGYFAPHVRAYIRRSGAPTHIGAMVAVKDRLNGCRNPLAHLHQPDITLEKVMESPMLWDPIRYDETCPSSDGACAVVIGNEEAAEARLAQGNPVAWIHATALRTEPLAYAGRDQVSPQAGRDAAAALWKAAGIKSPIDEIDAAEIYVPFSWFEPMWLENLGFAPEGEGWKLTEAGETKIGGRLPVNPSGGVLSSNPIGASGLIRFAEAAIQVMGKGGDHQVPGARKALGHAYGGGSQYYSMWVVGADKPAAEKV
- a CDS encoding nuclear transport factor 2 family protein — protein: MHPAHEAGRRSREAVTARDKDAWLTVFADDAVVEDPIGPSVFDPEGKGHRGRAAISAFWDKAIAPTTKIEFVFRDTYQCGNEEANVGHILITTGDYQTTAEGVFTYKADDEGKLVALRAYWEMDRAAANTKKISG